In Calothrix sp. PCC 7507, one DNA window encodes the following:
- the hpnJ gene encoding hopanoid biosynthesis associated radical SAM protein HpnJ, producing the protein MKKTLFLSPPSFDGFDGGAGSRYQAKREITSFWYPTWLAQPAALVPGSKLVDAPPHGQTVEDVLKIAKDYELVIMHTSTPSLTNDVKCAEAIKAQNPDVQIGFVGAHVAVLPEETLRDHPVIDFVCRNEFDYTCKEVAEGKPLAEITGLSYRDNSNIRHNEERPLIHDWDAMPSVLPTYARDLDITKYFIGYLLHPYISFYTGRGCPAKCTFCLWPQTIGGHLYRHKSPEAVGREMEEAKAIFGDKVREYMFDDDTFTIDKHRAIAISEHMKRLNLTWSCNARANLDYDTLKTLRDNGLRLLLVGFESGNQDILNRIKKGIKLEVAREFMKNCHKLGITVHGTFIIGLPVETQETVEETIRFACELSPHTIQVSIAAPYPGTELYAQAKDNGWFTDHALVANSGIQTSTLQYPHLSSAAIEDAVERMYRKFYFRPKAIIPIVREMLGDRQMLVRRLREGGEFFSYLKERRTQSAANAKSSQTVGV; encoded by the coding sequence GTGAAGAAAACTCTGTTCCTCAGCCCTCCATCATTTGACGGGTTTGATGGTGGTGCTGGTTCACGATACCAAGCTAAACGCGAAATTACATCATTTTGGTATCCTACATGGTTGGCTCAACCTGCTGCCCTTGTACCGGGTAGCAAACTGGTGGATGCGCCACCACATGGTCAAACTGTGGAAGATGTGCTGAAAATTGCCAAGGATTACGAATTGGTGATCATGCACACTAGCACACCTTCATTGACTAATGATGTCAAGTGTGCTGAAGCGATAAAAGCCCAAAATCCAGATGTCCAAATTGGTTTTGTAGGGGCCCATGTAGCAGTTTTGCCAGAGGAGACGCTGCGGGATCACCCAGTGATTGATTTTGTCTGTCGTAACGAATTCGACTATACCTGCAAGGAAGTAGCAGAAGGGAAACCGCTGGCGGAAATCACAGGTTTGAGTTATCGCGATAACTCAAATATCCGTCACAATGAAGAACGTCCCCTAATTCATGACTGGGATGCTATGCCTAGCGTCCTCCCCACTTACGCCCGTGACTTGGATATCACCAAATATTTCATTGGCTACCTATTACACCCCTACATTTCCTTTTACACTGGGCGTGGTTGTCCGGCAAAATGTACCTTCTGCCTATGGCCGCAGACAATTGGTGGTCATCTCTACCGTCATAAAAGCCCGGAAGCGGTGGGACGGGAGATGGAGGAAGCCAAAGCGATTTTTGGCGACAAAGTGCGGGAATATATGTTTGATGATGATACTTTCACCATTGATAAACATCGGGCGATCGCAATCAGTGAACATATGAAGCGACTCAATCTAACTTGGAGTTGCAATGCCCGCGCCAACTTAGATTATGATACCCTAAAAACCTTACGTGATAATGGTTTGCGCTTGCTGCTAGTTGGGTTTGAATCAGGTAATCAAGATATTCTCAACCGCATTAAGAAAGGCATCAAGCTAGAAGTGGCGCGGGAATTTATGAAAAATTGCCACAAACTGGGTATTACTGTTCACGGTACTTTTATTATTGGTCTACCTGTGGAAACCCAGGAAACTGTAGAGGAGACAATTCGCTTCGCCTGCGAACTCAGTCCCCATACAATTCAGGTTTCCATTGCTGCGCCTTATCCTGGTACAGAATTGTATGCACAAGCCAAGGACAACGGCTGGTTTACAGACCACGCATTAGTCGCTAACTCTGGGATTCAAACCTCGACATTGCAATATCCCCATCTTTCTAGTGCAGCGATTGAGGATGCAGTTGAGCGGATGTATCGTAAATTTTACTTCCGCCCCAAAGCGATTATCCCCATTGTGCGGGAAATGCTGGGCGATCGCCAGATGTTAGTCCGTCGCCTGCGCGAGGGCGGTGAGTTCTTCTCTTACTTGAAAGAACGCCGCACCCAGTCTGCTGCAAATGCCAAATCCAGTCAAACCGTAGGTGTCTAA
- a CDS encoding squalene/phytoene synthase family protein, giving the protein MNLRRDALQILKDTSRTFYIPISILPPGLQEAVASAYLCMRAIDEIEDHPALDNRTKVKLLRTISLTLQAGVDGFAVDAFSLGFNGHENTLAEVTLRIREWSILAPEAIAPRIWDATAAMADRMADWAEKNWKIQTESDLDRYTFGVAGAVGLLLSDLWAWYDGTQSNRTQAIGFGRGLQAVNILRNHTEDLKRGVKFFPDGWSAADMHEYARRNLLLANAYTNTLPTGPALDFCQIPLTLAHGTLDALANGKEKLSRRDVLALIQQLIGASMKAS; this is encoded by the coding sequence ATGAATTTACGTAGGGATGCACTGCAAATCCTGAAAGATACTAGTAGAACTTTTTATATTCCGATTAGCATTTTACCGCCAGGATTACAAGAGGCAGTCGCATCAGCATACTTGTGTATGCGAGCTATTGATGAAATTGAAGATCATCCAGCACTGGATAATCGAACTAAAGTGAAGCTGTTACGAACAATTAGCTTGACGTTACAAGCAGGTGTTGATGGCTTTGCAGTTGATGCTTTCTCCTTGGGATTTAACGGGCACGAGAATACTTTAGCAGAAGTTACCCTGAGAATTAGAGAATGGTCAATATTGGCACCAGAGGCGATCGCCCCTCGAATTTGGGATGCAACAGCAGCAATGGCAGACCGAATGGCTGACTGGGCAGAAAAAAACTGGAAAATTCAGACAGAGTCAGATTTAGATCGTTATACTTTCGGGGTGGCAGGTGCGGTGGGATTGTTGCTCTCGGATTTATGGGCTTGGTATGATGGAACACAATCTAACCGGACTCAAGCAATTGGGTTCGGTCGAGGCTTACAAGCAGTGAATATCCTCCGTAACCATACCGAAGATTTGAAACGGGGGGTAAAATTCTTTCCAGATGGTTGGAGTGCGGCTGATATGCATGAATACGCACGTCGCAATCTTTTGTTGGCAAATGCTTACACCAATACTCTCCCTACTGGCCCTGCTTTGGATTTTTGTCAAATCCCGTTAACCTTGGCACATGGCACTCTTGACGCCTTAGCTAATGGTAAAGAAAAACTCAGCCGTCGTGATGTCTTGGCACTCATCCAACAGCTGATTGGTGCAAGCATGAAGGCTAGTTAG
- a CDS encoding ATP-binding protein — MLKVNRLWLRNIQPIHVHSLVVTVASWLVILVGISVLLGWCFEIEFLKNGFYASNVTMKANSGLCFVLSGISLWLLQNAGSQRRILGLGQNGASKEKKNYPRQSVLYFKLARVCALLVLITGLLTFSQYLFGWNLGIDELLFRDWMQESAISSPGRMGLKTALNFIFVGIGLELLVRKKSRRNYWYAQIISLMIALIAFQSLIAYAYKVELVYGLLPQTTSMALPTALTFLVLCIGMLWTHPHQGLMRVVTSDSYGGLFARRLLLAAIAVPFLVGWLIVKGQQAKQYDAAFAISLFAIVLIVIFAIVVWQSAAVVECLSRQHDRIQDALRANEAKLRSFVDANIVGIAFGNADGTIQQANDAFLSIIGYTQEDLIAGQISWHQLTPPEQFELDWQKVTEAKENANGACLPYEKEYIRRDGSRVPVLVGYVLLAEKRQETVTFILDLSAQQAALRDRQQARAEIVQLNKNLQRRVAELQTLLDVIPIGIGIAEDPQCQNIKVNPAFAKQLGISPNLNASLSAPIDERPTFKIYREGRELRPEELPMQYSAAEGVEVLDFEIDVVHENGKIVKVLEYVAPLFDEEGQTRGCIGAFLDITERKQAEEVLRNQQKWLEDVLNLMPRPLLFIEPATAKVTFANRAANELAGGEFPRGIPAAEYHKFYYYSDANGDRIPNDQMPGVRVARGERLNGLEVDWHTVCGVRSLLIFADTLPAMHGHPATCVMVFQEITNLKQAEKALSLGYKRLQILFDTASELLSSQHPVALIDSLFRKLSEQIGLDVYFNYLVEENSQLMHLASSRGISQEQAAEIEWIVLGQAICGSAALERHAIAVENVQQSTDPKTELIRTLGVTAYYAYPLIAQGQLLGTLSFGSRTRTRFTENQKGMMQAVCDQIAIAMERAGLIASLQQQTEELRAANRMKDEFLAILSHELRSPLNAILGWAQLLRSRNLSETQISKALETIERNARTQTQLVEDLLDISRMIRGQLRLNVRTCDLMLMIESVLETVSLAAQAKEIDLTFSLIPWWEPQVANNEHPESIILKSKIYRLSGFPKHSALSEAKDLNSKFLVVGDPERLQQIIWNLLSNAIKFTPRGGGVEIKLSKTSGNEQEQLDNITDYAQIQVLDTGIGISSEFLPYVFDRFRQADSSSTRPHGGLGLGLAIVRHLVELHGGTIHVDSQGEQQGAIFTVKLPLLSPNSSVSLPPGSGENQDSGSLPTSPLLLGVRVLVVDDEADSREFITTVLQECHAEVMAVGSVSEALQMIAEWKPDVLVGDIGMPEEDGYSLIRKVRSQPPEQGGKIPAAALTAYARAEERMRAIQSGYQLHLPKPIEPAELATVVASLVGRT; from the coding sequence ATGTTAAAAGTCAACCGCTTATGGCTGCGAAATATACAGCCAATCCATGTACATTCACTAGTAGTAACGGTTGCAAGTTGGCTTGTCATTCTGGTCGGGATCTCGGTACTACTTGGTTGGTGTTTTGAGATCGAATTTCTCAAAAACGGTTTCTATGCTAGTAACGTGACAATGAAAGCCAATTCGGGATTGTGCTTTGTACTGTCTGGTATATCGCTGTGGCTGTTACAAAACGCAGGGAGTCAGAGGCGTATTTTGGGGTTGGGGCAAAATGGAGCAAGCAAAGAAAAAAAGAATTATCCTCGTCAAAGTGTTCTCTACTTCAAGCTGGCGAGGGTGTGTGCATTACTAGTGTTGATCACTGGTTTGCTCACATTCAGTCAATATTTATTTGGCTGGAATTTGGGAATTGATGAACTGTTGTTCCGTGACTGGATGCAGGAGAGTGCAATATCATCTCCTGGGCGAATGGGGCTAAAAACAGCACTGAACTTTATATTTGTCGGCATAGGCTTAGAGCTTCTGGTCAGGAAAAAAAGTCGCCGTAACTATTGGTATGCCCAAATCATTAGTCTGATGATCGCGTTGATTGCTTTTCAGTCTCTGATTGCCTATGCCTACAAGGTGGAATTAGTTTATGGTTTACTCCCACAGACAACATCAATGGCCTTACCCACAGCACTAACCTTTCTAGTATTGTGTATTGGTATGCTGTGGACGCATCCCCACCAAGGATTAATGCGGGTAGTCACAAGTGATAGTTACGGGGGCTTGTTTGCTAGGAGGTTGTTGCTGGCAGCGATCGCAGTACCATTTTTAGTAGGGTGGTTAATAGTCAAAGGGCAACAGGCAAAACAATATGATGCAGCATTTGCCATATCCCTATTTGCGATCGTTTTAATTGTGATCTTCGCCATTGTGGTGTGGCAAAGTGCAGCTGTCGTCGAATGCCTCAGTCGTCAACACGATCGCATTCAAGATGCACTCAGAGCTAATGAAGCCAAATTGAGGAGTTTTGTAGATGCTAACATCGTTGGTATTGCCTTTGGCAACGCTGATGGCACTATTCAACAAGCAAATGATGCATTTTTGAGCATTATTGGTTACACCCAAGAAGATTTAATCGCCGGACAAATTAGCTGGCATCAGCTGACACCACCAGAACAGTTTGAGCTGGATTGGCAAAAAGTCACCGAAGCCAAAGAAAATGCTAATGGTGCTTGTCTGCCTTATGAGAAAGAATATATTCGCCGGGATGGTAGCCGTGTCCCAGTTCTCGTAGGTTACGTGCTGCTGGCAGAAAAACGACAAGAAACAGTCACCTTTATTCTAGATTTAAGCGCACAGCAAGCTGCACTGCGCGATCGCCAGCAAGCAAGAGCAGAAATTGTGCAACTCAACAAAAATCTCCAGCGGCGCGTGGCTGAGTTACAAACCTTACTCGATGTAATTCCCATTGGCATTGGCATTGCCGAAGATCCTCAATGTCAAAATATCAAAGTCAATCCAGCCTTTGCCAAACAATTGGGAATATCGCCAAATCTTAATGCCTCCTTGAGCGCTCCCATTGATGAAAGACCGACATTTAAAATTTACCGCGAAGGTAGGGAACTACGACCAGAAGAGTTACCCATGCAGTACTCTGCAGCCGAAGGTGTGGAAGTTCTCGATTTTGAAATTGATGTCGTTCATGAAAATGGCAAAATTGTCAAAGTATTAGAGTACGTTGCCCCCTTGTTTGATGAGGAAGGTCAAACTAGAGGATGTATCGGTGCATTTTTAGACATTACGGAACGGAAACAGGCAGAAGAGGTACTACGCAATCAGCAAAAATGGCTGGAAGATGTCCTCAATTTGATGCCAAGGCCATTGTTGTTTATCGAACCAGCCACGGCAAAAGTCACTTTTGCTAATCGCGCCGCTAACGAATTAGCTGGTGGGGAATTTCCCCGGGGCATACCAGCCGCAGAATATCATAAATTTTATTATTACAGCGATGCCAATGGCGATCGCATCCCCAATGACCAAATGCCAGGGGTGCGGGTTGCCCGTGGAGAACGCCTGAATGGGTTAGAAGTAGACTGGCATACAGTCTGTGGGGTGCGCTCCCTACTGATATTTGCCGATACCCTGCCAGCGATGCATGGTCATCCGGCTACCTGTGTCATGGTATTCCAAGAAATTACCAATTTGAAGCAGGCAGAAAAAGCCCTGTCACTGGGTTATAAAAGGTTGCAGATCCTATTTGATACCGCTAGTGAACTCCTTTCCAGCCAGCATCCTGTAGCACTAATTGACAGCTTATTCCGTAAACTCTCGGAGCAAATAGGTTTAGATGTTTACTTCAACTATTTGGTTGAGGAAAACTCTCAGTTAATGCATCTAGCTTCCTCCAGGGGCATTTCCCAGGAACAGGCGGCAGAAATTGAGTGGATAGTCTTGGGTCAAGCAATCTGCGGTAGTGCAGCTCTGGAGCGTCATGCCATTGCTGTAGAAAATGTGCAGCAATCAACTGACCCGAAAACAGAATTAATTCGCACCTTGGGGGTTACGGCTTATTATGCTTACCCATTGATTGCTCAAGGGCAACTTTTGGGGACTCTTTCCTTTGGCTCTCGCACTCGGACGCGCTTCACTGAGAATCAAAAAGGGATGATGCAGGCAGTTTGTGACCAAATTGCGATCGCTATGGAAAGAGCTGGTTTAATTGCCTCTTTGCAGCAGCAAACTGAGGAATTACGAGCAGCCAACCGCATGAAAGATGAATTCCTGGCGATATTATCCCATGAATTGCGATCGCCCCTCAACGCCATCCTCGGTTGGGCACAGTTGCTGCGATCGCGCAATCTCAGCGAAACTCAGATATCTAAAGCCTTAGAAACAATTGAGCGCAATGCCAGGACACAAACCCAGTTAGTTGAAGACCTCCTGGATATTTCGCGGATGATTAGAGGCCAGTTGCGTCTCAATGTCCGGACTTGCGATCTCATGCTGATGATTGAGTCAGTCCTGGAGACTGTTAGCCTCGCCGCCCAAGCCAAAGAAATCGATTTGACATTTTCCCTCATTCCTTGGTGGGAACCACAGGTAGCAAACAACGAACATCCAGAATCTATTATCCTCAAATCCAAAATCTATCGACTTTCTGGATTCCCGAAACATAGCGCCCTCAGTGAAGCCAAGGATCTCAATTCAAAATTTTTAGTCGTCGGCGATCCAGAACGTCTACAACAAATAATCTGGAATTTACTATCCAATGCCATTAAATTTACACCCCGAGGTGGTGGAGTAGAAATTAAACTTTCCAAAACCAGCGGTAATGAGCAAGAGCAATTGGATAATATTACCGATTACGCTCAAATTCAAGTACTTGATACAGGTATTGGCATCAGTTCTGAGTTTCTCCCTTACGTATTCGATCGCTTTCGTCAAGCAGATAGTTCTAGCACTAGACCTCATGGGGGACTAGGACTTGGTTTAGCGATCGTGCGACATTTAGTAGAATTGCATGGCGGTACTATCCACGTAGATAGTCAAGGTGAACAGCAAGGAGCAATTTTTACAGTCAAATTGCCACTGTTATCGCCAAATAGCAGCGTGAGTTTACCCCCAGGAAGCGGAGAAAATCAAGATTCGGGTTCTTTACCTACGAGCCCCTTACTCCTGGGTGTACGGGTGCTAGTTGTGGATGACGAAGCTGATAGCCGTGAATTTATCACTACCGTACTTCAAGAGTGCCATGCGGAAGTTATGGCAGTGGGTTCAGTATCAGAAGCATTGCAGATGATTGCAGAGTGGAAACCAGATGTTTTAGTGGGTGACATCGGTATGCCAGAAGAGGATGGTTATTCTCTCATCCGCAAAGTGCGATCGCAACCTCCAGAACAAGGCGGAAAAATTCCCGCAGCAGCCCTCACCGCATATGCTAGAGCAGAGGAACGGATGCGCGCCATACAGTCCGGTTATCAGCTACATTTGCCTAAACCTATTGAGCCGGCTGAGTTAGCCACAGTAGTCGCCAGCCTTGTGGGACGGACTTGA
- a CDS encoding LuxR C-terminal-related transcriptional regulator, whose amino-acid sequence MMTLTKTPTKIAIKPQNLNSTDCRELLQASFLQAVLEGLEDGILIVNAMGELVHANASAHLICSQLNQENRPANFVSPLIWQLCQSLLDSHGLPSEQLMILSDEIVLNQSHIFRVRVRLVNLPGFQIPYFLVTIENRSESQRNSAIAEVKKYDLTPREAEIWCLYRGNSSYKDIAAKLYITMNTVKKHMKNIHAKRQAFLEK is encoded by the coding sequence ATGATGACCCTCACAAAGACACCGACAAAAATAGCAATTAAACCACAAAATTTAAATAGCACAGACTGTCGTGAATTGCTGCAAGCTTCTTTTTTGCAAGCCGTGCTTGAAGGCTTAGAAGATGGCATATTAATCGTCAATGCAATGGGTGAACTAGTTCATGCTAATGCATCTGCTCACCTAATTTGTAGTCAATTAAATCAAGAAAATCGTCCCGCAAATTTTGTATCTCCACTCATCTGGCAGCTTTGTCAATCACTACTTGACAGTCACGGTTTGCCGTCTGAGCAATTAATGATCCTCTCAGATGAGATTGTACTTAATCAATCACATATATTTCGGGTGCGGGTGCGATTGGTAAATTTACCAGGGTTTCAGATACCTTATTTTTTAGTGACAATTGAGAACCGATCTGAGTCTCAGAGAAATAGTGCGATCGCTGAAGTCAAAAAATATGATCTCACACCACGAGAAGCCGAAATTTGGTGTCTTTATCGAGGTAACTCTAGCTATAAAGATATTGCTGCCAAACTATACATCACAATGAACACAGTAAAAAAGCACATGAAAAATATTCACGCCAAGCGACAGGCGTTTCTAGAAAAGTGA
- a CDS encoding DUF4168 domain-containing protein, translating to MKRISDFFLRLSLQRKLSQSFFYGAIASVSVVTSVLVISTKTNAQTPAVNNTEVNSYAQAVLAMEPARQKAFEEIKKLIGGREIPKIVCNDSNSINGLSSQAKDIAVNYCNRSQKIVEDNGLSIDRFNKITVELQNNNDLKQQVLNRLIHLQKVSDPR from the coding sequence ATGAAGAGAATATCTGATTTTTTTCTCCGACTAAGCCTGCAACGAAAGCTTTCTCAATCTTTTTTTTATGGGGCGATCGCTAGTGTTAGTGTAGTTACTAGTGTTTTAGTTATCAGCACCAAAACTAATGCTCAAACTCCAGCAGTCAACAATACTGAAGTTAATAGCTATGCTCAAGCTGTGTTAGCAATGGAGCCAGCGCGTCAAAAAGCTTTTGAAGAGATTAAAAAGCTGATTGGTGGTAGAGAAATTCCCAAGATTGTTTGCAATGACTCCAACAGTATCAACGGTCTTTCTTCACAGGCTAAAGATATTGCGGTTAATTACTGTAACCGTTCCCAGAAGATAGTTGAAGATAATGGTTTAAGCATTGATCGCTTCAACAAAATCACCGTAGAGCTACAAAATAACAATGACTTAAAACAGCAGGTGTTGAATCGATTAATCCATCTGCAAAAAGTTTCTGACCCTCGATAG
- the holA gene encoding DNA polymerase III subunit delta, producing MPIYVYWGEDDFAIEKAVSLLRDRVLDPQWTSFNYTSFLPDQPDATIQGLNQVMTPSFGAGGRLVWLINTNLCQHCPENVLAELMRTLPVIPQNSFLLLTSRNKPDERLKSTKILKQFATEFREFSLIPPWKTELLVQAVHQAAQTAGLRLTAKTMEVLAASVGNDTRLLYNEIEKLRLYAAGSNQPLDVDTVTQLVRNTTQNSLQLAAAIRTGDTATALATLNDLHNASEPGLRIVATLIGQFRTWLLVKIMIESGERNQQAIAKAAEIGNPKRIYFLQQEVKFLSVQQLISTLPLLLELEVSLKRGSTDISTLQTKVIELCQVCQGRQQ from the coding sequence ATGCCAATTTATGTTTACTGGGGTGAAGATGATTTTGCCATAGAAAAGGCGGTATCACTGTTGCGCGATCGCGTCCTCGATCCCCAATGGACAAGTTTTAACTATACCTCGTTTCTTCCAGATCAACCGGATGCTACGATCCAGGGATTAAATCAGGTCATGACACCAAGCTTTGGAGCCGGTGGACGGTTAGTATGGTTGATTAACACTAATCTGTGCCAGCATTGTCCAGAGAATGTGTTAGCCGAACTGATGCGAACCTTGCCAGTAATTCCCCAAAACTCATTTCTCTTGCTCACCTCTCGCAACAAACCAGATGAACGCTTAAAATCGACAAAAATCCTCAAACAATTCGCCACGGAGTTTCGAGAATTCTCGCTGATTCCGCCCTGGAAGACGGAATTATTGGTGCAGGCTGTTCATCAGGCTGCTCAAACAGCGGGTTTGAGATTGACAGCTAAAACTATGGAAGTGTTAGCAGCGTCTGTAGGCAATGATACACGCCTCCTCTACAACGAAATCGAAAAATTACGGCTTTATGCTGCCGGTAGTAATCAGCCATTAGATGTAGATACTGTCACGCAGTTAGTCAGAAATACTACGCAAAATAGTTTACAATTAGCAGCAGCAATTAGAACAGGGGATACAGCTACGGCTTTAGCAACCTTAAATGATCTGCACAATGCTTCTGAACCTGGTTTGCGGATAGTGGCTACATTAATTGGTCAGTTTCGTACCTGGCTATTGGTAAAAATTATGATAGAAAGTGGGGAACGGAATCAACAGGCGATCGCCAAAGCTGCTGAGATCGGTAATCCTAAACGTATCTACTTTTTACAGCAAGAAGTCAAGTTCCTTTCTGTGCAACAACTAATCTCCACTTTACCCTTACTACTAGAGTTAGAGGTGAGTCTCAAACGAGGCTCTACGGATATATCAACCCTTCAGACTAAAGTTATAGAACTTTGTCAAGTATGCCAAGGAAGACAACAGTAA
- a CDS encoding RDD family protein, which produces MHLFNRVKFRTPESVELEFSLAGIGNRAWALIIDYHVLAVIMVVFFIVWTIVSVQLGDFWVDIFGSGVALWLMAIAFVVSFCIYAGYFVFFETLWQGQTPGKRFAKIRVVRDDGRPIGLQQATLRGLLRIFDEFLYIGAFLIALSRLEKRLGDLAAGTIVIQAQIPVTSATFTISEQAKSLHEQLLQICDLSSLLPDDFAVIREYLQRRSLMSPKAKASLSLQLTQQLQAILHLEQIPEGATFDVFLEAIYLAYKEREY; this is translated from the coding sequence ATGCACCTGTTTAACCGTGTTAAATTCCGCACACCAGAAAGTGTAGAACTAGAATTCAGCCTCGCTGGAATTGGTAATCGTGCCTGGGCATTAATCATTGACTATCACGTTTTAGCCGTGATTATGGTGGTGTTTTTTATTGTCTGGACTATAGTTTCAGTGCAGCTAGGCGATTTTTGGGTAGACATTTTTGGCTCAGGAGTGGCTTTGTGGTTGATGGCGATCGCTTTCGTCGTTAGCTTCTGTATTTATGCTGGCTACTTCGTATTTTTTGAAACTCTATGGCAAGGACAAACCCCTGGTAAACGTTTTGCCAAAATTCGTGTTGTGCGAGATGATGGTAGACCAATTGGTTTGCAACAAGCAACCTTACGGGGCTTATTACGAATTTTCGACGAGTTTTTGTATATTGGAGCTTTTTTAATTGCTTTGAGTCGCCTGGAAAAGCGCCTTGGTGATTTGGCTGCTGGTACGATTGTGATTCAAGCCCAAATACCTGTGACATCAGCAACTTTTACCATTTCCGAACAGGCTAAGTCGCTGCATGAGCAGCTACTACAAATTTGCGATTTATCATCATTATTACCAGACGACTTTGCTGTGATTCGAGAGTATTTGCAACGGCGTAGTTTAATGTCGCCCAAGGCAAAAGCCTCTCTATCTCTTCAGTTAACCCAACAGTTACAAGCTATTCTGCATCTAGAACAAATACCAGAAGGTGCAACTTTTGATGTTTTTTTAGAAGCTATTTATCTAGCGTATAAGGAAAGGGAATATTAA
- a CDS encoding glycerophosphoryl diester phosphodiesterase membrane domain-containing protein: protein MSGNFGDSSSIQPLSVGNVVSAGLRLYRSHLKDYFLLALKAYLWVLIPVYGWAKFYALTSLISRLAFGELVNQPESISSGERFVNSRLWKFFGAMILLGLIGIGVFLGVGIVFTLLGALAVGFIGRGAQQTDVAAVTILVGLIGIVLGIVALVVILWFLTRFYLVGVHLAIEENMDAASSIRRSWELTQGNAWRILLIGFVAFLITIPIQIVVQIVSTIIQLVLTPLVQDGSGIYALLFFVLILGISFTSGALIVPFWKTIQAVIYYDLRSRREGLGLKLRDREI from the coding sequence ATGTCTGGTAATTTTGGAGATTCCAGTTCCATACAACCACTGAGTGTGGGAAATGTCGTGAGTGCGGGACTGCGATTGTATCGTTCTCACCTGAAGGATTATTTTTTACTTGCTCTCAAGGCTTATTTGTGGGTACTGATTCCAGTTTATGGATGGGCAAAATTTTATGCCCTGACATCGCTGATTTCTCGCTTGGCTTTTGGTGAATTAGTCAATCAACCGGAGAGCATCTCATCGGGTGAGCGTTTTGTCAATTCCCGATTATGGAAGTTTTTCGGGGCGATGATATTACTGGGGCTGATAGGTATAGGAGTTTTCTTGGGTGTGGGGATTGTATTTACTTTGTTGGGTGCCCTAGCAGTGGGTTTCATTGGGAGAGGCGCTCAACAAACAGATGTTGCTGCTGTGACTATTCTTGTGGGGTTGATAGGCATTGTGCTAGGCATTGTGGCACTTGTAGTAATTTTATGGTTTTTGACCAGGTTTTATCTAGTGGGTGTACACCTGGCAATTGAGGAAAATATGGATGCTGCATCAAGTATTAGGCGTAGTTGGGAATTAACACAGGGTAATGCATGGCGGATTCTTTTAATTGGATTTGTGGCTTTTTTGATTACAATACCTATTCAAATTGTTGTTCAGATTGTCAGTACTATTATTCAGCTAGTTCTCACACCTTTAGTGCAAGATGGATCTGGTATTTATGCGCTACTTTTTTTCGTGTTAATTCTGGGTATAAGTTTCACCAGTGGGGCTTTGATTGTGCCATTCTGGAAAACAATCCAAGCGGTAATTTACTATGACTTACGGAGTCGTCGTGAAGGGTTAGGCTTAAAGTTACGCGATCGCGAGATTTAA